A region of Lycium barbarum isolate Lr01 chromosome 3, ASM1917538v2, whole genome shotgun sequence DNA encodes the following proteins:
- the LOC132633193 gene encoding uncharacterized protein LOC132633193 isoform X1, with protein sequence MGLLNGSLLQILSFQLTRPVQINCRLFLLLAALFLVVVMSIEIKLSRSNRIYRPNELVQGKIITKLSSSISHQAIRLNVNATVNLQVRGGSAGIVESLYGVIKPITILNKTVEVLKSGRISSGTTEIPFSFTLKDPGEEPLEKYYETYHGGDIGIQYLASVDISRGYLHKSLSATVEFIIQTEKENLPEKPLSPEMVIFYMTQDTQRQSLLPELKSGGFRVSGKVCTLCSLSDPIEGELTVEASAVPIQSIDIHLLRVESILVGEKIATESSLIQTTQIADGDVCRGMTLPIYIILPRLLTCPSIFAGPFSIEFKVTLVITFQSEQSKVHSKSNFKTLKSWHAAESVPLELIRTK encoded by the exons TCCAAATTTTGTCGTTTCAGCTGACCCGTCCGGTGCAAATAAACTGCCGTTTGTTTCTGCTCTTAGCAGCTTTGTTCCTTGTCGTCGTCATGTCAATAGAGATCAAACTTTCCCGATCCAACCGCATTTATCGCCCTAAT GAATTAGTGCAAGGCAAAATCATAACGAAGCTCTCTTCTTCCATCTCGCACCAAGCCATTCGACTCAATGTGAACGCTACAGTCAACTTGCAG GTTCGAGGAGGATCAGCTGGGATTGTTGAATCTCTTTATGGAGTTATCAAGCCTATAACAATACT GAATAAGACTGTTGAGGTCCTTAAATCTGGTAGGATCAGCTCAGGTACTACAGAG ATTCCATTTTCCTTCACGTTGAAAGATCCAGGAGAAGAACCTTTGGAAAAATATTATGAAACATATCATGGTGGGGATATTGGCATTCAG TATCTGGCATCTGTAGACATTTCAAGGGGATACTTACACAAGTCTCTATCTGCGACAGTGGAGTTCATAATTCAAACTGAAAAGG AGAATCTTCCAGAGAAACCCCTTTCTCCTGAAATGGTCATCTTTTATATGACCCAGGACACACAGAGGCAGTCACTACTTCCAGAGCTAAAATCAG GGGGATTTAGGGTAAGTGGTAAAGTATGCACGCTATGTTCTTTGTCGGATCCTATTGAAGGTGAGCTAACTGTTGAAGCATCTGCTGTTCCTATCCAATCCATTGACATTCACTTGCTCCGGGTAGAGTCAATTTTGGTCGGGGAAAAGATAGCAACTGAATCTTCTCTGATCCAGACAACTCAG ATAGCAGATGGAGATGTATGTCGAGGCATGACTCTACCCATCTACATCATTCTTCCCCGTCTTTTGACTTGTCCGTCAATCTTTGCTGG TCCATTTTCCATTGAGTTCAAAGTCACCCTCGTAATAACATTTCAGTCAGAGCAATCAAAGGTGCATTCGAAATCCAATTTCAAAACTCTTAAATCATGG CATGCAGCGGAAAGTGTTCCCCTTGAACTGATTCGGACAAAGTGA
- the LOC132633192 gene encoding uncharacterized protein LOC132633192, with product MAEPKIFELNNGTMQVKVSNLGCTILSLSVPDKDGNLGDVVLGFDTLEPYQKGLAPFFGCIVGRVANRIKDGKFSLNGVDYTLPINKPPNSLHGGHKGFDKVVWEVAGHKEGEHPSVTFKYHSHDGEEGYPGDLSVTATYTLTSKTTLRLDMEAVPANKPTPVSLAQHTYWNLGGHNSGDILDHTAQLWANHITPVDQNTIPTGEIMPVKGTPFDFTAEKQIGRDIQQVGLGYDHNYVLDCGDEKEGLKHAAKIKDPKSSRVLDLWTNAPGMQFYTANYVNGVVGKGGAVYNKHAGVCLETQGFPNAVNTPNFPSVIVQPGEKYIHNMVYEFSVE from the exons ATGGCGGAACCAAAAATCTTCGAACTCAACAATGGAACAATGCAAGTGAAAGTCTCCAATTTGGGTTGCACCATTCTCTCCTTGTCTGTACCAGATAAAGATG GGAATTTGGGTGATGTGGTTCTTGGATTTGATACCCTCGAGCCATACCAG AAAGGCTTAGCCCCATTCTTTGGGTGCATTGTGGGTCGAGTGGCAAATAGGATTAAAGATGGAAAGTTCTCTTTGAATGGAGTTGATTACACTTTACCCATCAATAAGCCCCCAAACAGTCTCCATG GTGGGCACAAGGGTTTCGACAAGGTTGTGTGGGAGGTTGCCGGACATAAGGAGGGTGAACATCCATCAGTTACCTTTAAGTATCATAGTCATGATGGCGAGGAAG GTTACCCGGGAGACCTTTCTGTTACTGCAACTTACACGCTTACCTCTAAGACGACACTCAGACTTGACATGGAAGCTGTGCCCGCAAATAAGCCGACTCCTGTTAGTTTAGCCCAGCACACCTATTGGAACCTCGGTGGTCATAATTCCGGAGATATTCTCGACCACACAGCCCAACTATGGGCAAACCATATTACACCTGTTGATCAGAACACGATCCCAACCGGAGAAATAATGCCTGTGAAAGGCACTCCTTTTGATTTCACTGCTGAAAAGCAGATCGGCCGTGATATCCAGCAGGTTGGCTTAGGGTATGACCATAATTACGTGCTCGACTGTGGAGATGAGAAAGAAGGCTTGAAGCATGCTGCAAAAATCAAGGATCCAAAGAGCTCCAGAGTTCTCGATTTATGGACCAATGCTCCTGGAATGCAGTTTTACACTGCAAACTATGTGAATGGAGTTGTTGGTAAAGGTGGAGCTGTGTATAACAAGCATGCTGGAGTCTGTTTAGAGACTCAAGGGTTTCCAAATGCTgtcaacacaccaaatttccccTCTGTTATCGTTCAGCCTGGCGAGAAGTACATACACAACATGGTGTATGAATTTTCAGTTGAATAG
- the LOC132633193 gene encoding uncharacterized protein LOC132633193 isoform X2, with product MGLLNGSLLQILSFQLTRPVQINCRLFLLLAALFLVVVMSIEIKLSRSNRIYRPNELVQGKIITKLSSSISHQAIRLNVNATVNLQVRGGSAGIVESLYGVIKPITILNKTVEVLKSGRISSGTTEIPFSFTLKDPGEEPLEKYYETYHGGDIGIQYLASVDISRGYLHKSLSATVEFIIQTEKENLPEKPLSPEMVIFYMTQDTQRQSLLPELKSGGFRVSGKVCTLCSLSDPIEGELTVEASAVPIQSIDIHLLRVESILVGEKIATESSLIQTTQIADGDVCRGMTLPIYIILPRLLTCPSIFAGPFSIEFKVTLVITFQSEQSKVHSKSNFKTLKSWRKVFPLN from the exons TCCAAATTTTGTCGTTTCAGCTGACCCGTCCGGTGCAAATAAACTGCCGTTTGTTTCTGCTCTTAGCAGCTTTGTTCCTTGTCGTCGTCATGTCAATAGAGATCAAACTTTCCCGATCCAACCGCATTTATCGCCCTAAT GAATTAGTGCAAGGCAAAATCATAACGAAGCTCTCTTCTTCCATCTCGCACCAAGCCATTCGACTCAATGTGAACGCTACAGTCAACTTGCAG GTTCGAGGAGGATCAGCTGGGATTGTTGAATCTCTTTATGGAGTTATCAAGCCTATAACAATACT GAATAAGACTGTTGAGGTCCTTAAATCTGGTAGGATCAGCTCAGGTACTACAGAG ATTCCATTTTCCTTCACGTTGAAAGATCCAGGAGAAGAACCTTTGGAAAAATATTATGAAACATATCATGGTGGGGATATTGGCATTCAG TATCTGGCATCTGTAGACATTTCAAGGGGATACTTACACAAGTCTCTATCTGCGACAGTGGAGTTCATAATTCAAACTGAAAAGG AGAATCTTCCAGAGAAACCCCTTTCTCCTGAAATGGTCATCTTTTATATGACCCAGGACACACAGAGGCAGTCACTACTTCCAGAGCTAAAATCAG GGGGATTTAGGGTAAGTGGTAAAGTATGCACGCTATGTTCTTTGTCGGATCCTATTGAAGGTGAGCTAACTGTTGAAGCATCTGCTGTTCCTATCCAATCCATTGACATTCACTTGCTCCGGGTAGAGTCAATTTTGGTCGGGGAAAAGATAGCAACTGAATCTTCTCTGATCCAGACAACTCAG ATAGCAGATGGAGATGTATGTCGAGGCATGACTCTACCCATCTACATCATTCTTCCCCGTCTTTTGACTTGTCCGTCAATCTTTGCTGG TCCATTTTCCATTGAGTTCAAAGTCACCCTCGTAATAACATTTCAGTCAGAGCAATCAAAGGTGCATTCGAAATCCAATTTCAAAACTCTTAAATCATGG CGGAAAGTGTTCCCCTTGAACTGA
- the LOC132633193 gene encoding uncharacterized protein LOC132633193 isoform X3, which translates to MGLLNGSLLQILSFQLTRPVQINCRLFLLLAALFLVVVMSIEIKLSRSNRIYRPNELVQGKIITKLSSSISHQAIRLNVNATVNLQVRGGSAGIVESLYGVIKPITILNKTVEVLKSGRISSGTTEIPFSFTLKDPGEEPLEKYYETYHGGDIGIQYLASVDISRGYLHKSLSATVEFIIQTEKENLPEKPLSPEMVIFYMTQDTQRQSLLPELKSESILVGEKIATESSLIQTTQIADGDVCRGMTLPIYIILPRLLTCPSIFAGPFSIEFKVTLVITFQSEQSKVHSKSNFKTLKSWHAAESVPLELIRTK; encoded by the exons TCCAAATTTTGTCGTTTCAGCTGACCCGTCCGGTGCAAATAAACTGCCGTTTGTTTCTGCTCTTAGCAGCTTTGTTCCTTGTCGTCGTCATGTCAATAGAGATCAAACTTTCCCGATCCAACCGCATTTATCGCCCTAAT GAATTAGTGCAAGGCAAAATCATAACGAAGCTCTCTTCTTCCATCTCGCACCAAGCCATTCGACTCAATGTGAACGCTACAGTCAACTTGCAG GTTCGAGGAGGATCAGCTGGGATTGTTGAATCTCTTTATGGAGTTATCAAGCCTATAACAATACT GAATAAGACTGTTGAGGTCCTTAAATCTGGTAGGATCAGCTCAGGTACTACAGAG ATTCCATTTTCCTTCACGTTGAAAGATCCAGGAGAAGAACCTTTGGAAAAATATTATGAAACATATCATGGTGGGGATATTGGCATTCAG TATCTGGCATCTGTAGACATTTCAAGGGGATACTTACACAAGTCTCTATCTGCGACAGTGGAGTTCATAATTCAAACTGAAAAGG AGAATCTTCCAGAGAAACCCCTTTCTCCTGAAATGGTCATCTTTTATATGACCCAGGACACACAGAGGCAGTCACTACTTCCAGAGCTAAAATCAG AGTCAATTTTGGTCGGGGAAAAGATAGCAACTGAATCTTCTCTGATCCAGACAACTCAG ATAGCAGATGGAGATGTATGTCGAGGCATGACTCTACCCATCTACATCATTCTTCCCCGTCTTTTGACTTGTCCGTCAATCTTTGCTGG TCCATTTTCCATTGAGTTCAAAGTCACCCTCGTAATAACATTTCAGTCAGAGCAATCAAAGGTGCATTCGAAATCCAATTTCAAAACTCTTAAATCATGG CATGCAGCGGAAAGTGTTCCCCTTGAACTGATTCGGACAAAGTGA